Proteins encoded by one window of Halobaculum halobium:
- a CDS encoding DNA cytosine methyltransferase encodes MGDIDESGGSHLTAVDLFCGAGGFSHGLALECENLGYDVRLIAVNHDDDAIATHKRNHPWAEHHNAKVEELHPPKVVGDDDVDLLVAGPECTHFSRAHGSQPVSEQRRASPWHVVDWVQKTQPEAVLVENVPELKSWGPIDDDGKPTRNGETFEAWVDVIHSLGYSVDYDVLNAADYGDTTSRRRLFVVARRGGRATHPEPTHAESPGEDRDPWRSAAEVIDWSDRGSSIWTRSRPLSNNTMQRIAQGIRDHCDDDLADYADVVAGIGPDDIERMQEDVVSVDDLPDALDERDEPFLVSATASAATDGGTRMVMGQQSNARALDADTEPVPTIATRGAVHFIEAQPLKPRNLPARGLHSNATYEADDRPLHTVTASNHDGHLVSPFLVEYYGNSDTAPVDEPLPTVTTKDRHALCVPNLSPLGLGLRYRMLQPRELAAAQGFPSDYEFVGDTKASRTAQIGNAVPVNLARALVNEALTSTAPSLNSYGSPEEAPADD; translated from the coding sequence ATGGGCGATATAGACGAATCTGGAGGTTCTCACCTGACCGCCGTGGACCTGTTCTGCGGCGCTGGAGGATTCAGCCACGGGCTCGCACTCGAATGCGAAAATCTCGGCTACGACGTGCGACTGATCGCCGTCAACCACGACGACGACGCGATCGCGACGCACAAGCGGAACCACCCGTGGGCCGAGCATCACAACGCGAAAGTCGAGGAGCTGCACCCGCCGAAGGTCGTTGGTGACGACGACGTGGACCTGCTCGTCGCCGGCCCGGAGTGTACGCACTTCAGCAGAGCCCACGGATCGCAACCCGTCTCCGAACAGCGCCGCGCGAGCCCGTGGCACGTCGTCGACTGGGTTCAGAAGACGCAACCCGAGGCGGTCCTCGTCGAGAACGTCCCGGAACTGAAGTCGTGGGGACCGATCGACGACGACGGGAAGCCGACGCGAAACGGCGAGACGTTCGAGGCGTGGGTCGACGTGATCCACTCGCTCGGCTACTCGGTCGACTACGACGTGCTGAACGCCGCCGACTACGGCGACACGACTTCGCGGCGTCGGCTGTTCGTCGTCGCCCGCCGTGGCGGTCGTGCTACCCACCCGGAACCAACACACGCGGAGTCGCCCGGCGAGGACCGCGATCCGTGGCGGTCGGCCGCTGAAGTGATCGACTGGAGCGACCGCGGATCGTCCATCTGGACGCGCTCGCGGCCACTCTCGAACAACACGATGCAGCGGATCGCACAGGGTATCCGCGACCACTGTGACGACGACCTCGCCGACTACGCGGACGTGGTCGCCGGGATCGGCCCCGACGACATCGAACGGATGCAGGAGGATGTCGTTTCGGTCGACGACCTACCCGACGCGCTCGACGAACGCGACGAGCCGTTTCTCGTGTCCGCGACGGCGTCCGCGGCGACCGACGGCGGAACTCGGATGGTGATGGGCCAGCAGTCGAACGCCCGTGCTCTCGACGCCGACACGGAGCCGGTGCCGACGATCGCGACGCGCGGCGCCGTTCACTTCATCGAAGCGCAGCCGTTGAAGCCGCGGAACCTGCCGGCTCGCGGGCTTCACTCGAACGCGACCTACGAGGCAGACGACCGGCCGCTTCACACGGTGACGGCAAGCAACCACGACGGGCACCTGGTCTCGCCGTTCCTCGTCGAATACTACGGGAACAGCGACACGGCACCCGTCGACGAGCCGTTGCCGACGGTGACGACGAAGGATCGGCACGCGCTGTGCGTTCCGAACCTCTCACCGCTGGGGCTCGGGCTCCGGTACCGGATGCTCCAGCCGCGGGAACTCGCCGCGGCACAGGGCTTCCCGAGCGACTACGAGTTTGTCGGCGACACGAAGGCGTCGAGGACGGCACAGATCGGGAACGCTGTCCCCGTGAACCTTGCCCGGGCACTGGTCAACGAGGCCCTCACGTCGACGGCCCCGAGTCTGAACAGCTACGGCAGTCCCGAGGAGGCTCCGGCGGATGACTGA
- a CDS encoding ubiquitin-like small modifier protein 1, translated as MNWKLFADLAEAAGESEPTVEAEDTATVGEALDALLDTHPALAARVLDEDGDLRGHINILRNGQDVRKAEGLDTPVDAGDELALFPPVSGG; from the coding sequence ATGAACTGGAAGCTGTTTGCCGACCTCGCAGAGGCGGCCGGCGAGTCGGAGCCGACCGTCGAGGCGGAGGACACCGCGACAGTCGGGGAGGCGCTGGATGCGCTGTTGGACACACACCCCGCGCTCGCGGCTCGCGTGCTCGACGAGGACGGCGACCTCAGAGGGCACATCAACATCCTTCGAAACGGGCAGGACGTTCGGAAGGCGGAGGGACTCGACACGCCGGTCGACGCCGGCGACGAACTCGCGCTGTTCCCGCCAGTCAGCGGCGGGTAA
- a CDS encoding zinc ribbon domain-containing protein — protein sequence MSYCPSCGSRLVTRTPFGSGIPRRVCPECPGGDER from the coding sequence GTGAGCTACTGCCCGAGCTGCGGCTCCCGACTCGTTACACGGACGCCGTTTGGCAGCGGGATCCCGCGCCGCGTCTGTCCCGAGTGTCCTGGAGGTGACGAACGGTGA